The following coding sequences lie in one Myxococcus xanthus genomic window:
- a CDS encoding dipeptidase, producing MGDVKEFHQRWCIADGHADSLMWNRDLCARSEEGHVDFPRLREAGVKLQCFTIVTRGFPFIGGFPVFAAWRGWPREARASEWTRALWQIEQMASFCARSGDAARITTTGAMLEDNLAQGRLSAVLGVEGGHAIEGQVARLTELHQGGVRFMGLTHLSNNDLGGSSFPMMGNRGLTPLGRDVMEEMARLGMSVDVAHASESTLKDLFTHPSVRFFCSHTGVRAAGGGWRNLSDESLRFIADRGGVVGIIFAPVYLGGDTVDDVVRHIEHAVGVMGEGGVGLGSDYDGMVPLPRGMKDVTGLPLLTEALLRRHPPSWVERVMGGNFRRFFQETLGG from the coding sequence ATGGGTGACGTGAAAGAGTTCCACCAGCGGTGGTGCATCGCGGACGGCCATGCGGATTCCCTCATGTGGAACCGCGACCTGTGTGCACGCTCTGAAGAGGGCCATGTGGACTTCCCCCGCCTGCGGGAGGCGGGGGTGAAGCTGCAGTGCTTCACCATCGTCACCCGGGGCTTCCCCTTCATCGGAGGCTTCCCGGTGTTCGCAGCGTGGCGTGGGTGGCCCCGGGAGGCCCGGGCGAGCGAGTGGACCCGGGCGCTCTGGCAGATTGAACAGATGGCATCCTTCTGTGCGCGCTCCGGGGATGCCGCCCGCATCACCACCACCGGCGCCATGCTGGAGGACAACCTCGCGCAGGGGCGGCTGTCCGCGGTGCTGGGCGTGGAAGGGGGGCACGCCATCGAAGGCCAGGTGGCGCGCCTGACGGAGCTTCACCAGGGTGGGGTGCGCTTCATGGGCCTCACCCACCTGTCCAACAACGACCTGGGCGGCTCTTCCTTCCCGATGATGGGCAACCGGGGCCTCACACCGCTGGGCCGGGATGTCATGGAGGAGATGGCCCGGCTGGGCATGAGCGTGGATGTGGCGCATGCCTCGGAGTCCACCCTCAAGGACCTCTTCACCCACCCCTCGGTCCGGTTCTTCTGCTCGCACACGGGCGTTCGCGCGGCGGGCGGCGGCTGGCGCAACCTCTCCGACGAATCCCTGCGCTTCATCGCGGACCGGGGCGGGGTGGTGGGCATCATCTTCGCCCCCGTCTATCTGGGCGGTGACACCGTGGATGACGTGGTCCGGCACATCGAGCACGCCGTGGGCGTCATGGGGGAGGGCGGGGTGGGGTTGGGCTCCGACTACGATGGAATGGTGCCGCTTCCTCGTGGCATGAAGGATGTCACCGGGTTGCCTTTGCTCACCGAGGCGCTGTTGCGCCGCCATCCACCGTCCTGGGTGGAACGCGTCATGGGTGGAAACTTCCGTCGTTTCTTCCAGGAGACACTGGGTGGTTGA
- a CDS encoding ARPP-2 domain-containing protein gives MTDARLIQRLEPAGLRLAPSQVCGGIRLVPVLRDEVRGDLRMTLRTYDDVAAVVSVKGGLKEPGLKYISYVPHGLVMTWGNRQAEAVYGTQLQAVDGKSLRAGPFSIRLLHRMVHREDRRQLRMLPLHLAMEGFLSLQFGGPEIAWAEYSREGLSRGLAPRSESSVPGWASPMLDGALRTFEIHPRQVGLLLFNADVLLSAFVVAHPDDYRALHRTLVEDFYCDLLLQYGFLGDAPELGLTLDDARVSSLEDLRNEVHRMRQDWADFHGFMAGSLFGASLSSTPVYKAGGFLLQRFHTSLDPAEENHIGEAIVGTDGTLEYLKTYRLSAAQTRRAYLLSQLAQCEWHLEDTAERLRTTASDLSLRLRNAGFGYLLKDSVLEAAQRKPRR, from the coding sequence ATGACGGACGCACGGCTCATTCAACGGCTGGAGCCCGCGGGCCTGCGGTTGGCTCCGTCTCAGGTCTGCGGTGGCATCCGGTTGGTGCCAGTCTTGAGGGACGAGGTGCGTGGCGACCTCCGCATGACCTTGCGGACGTACGACGACGTGGCCGCGGTCGTCTCGGTGAAGGGTGGGCTGAAGGAGCCAGGCCTCAAGTACATCTCGTATGTTCCTCACGGCCTGGTCATGACGTGGGGAAACCGTCAGGCGGAAGCCGTCTATGGAACGCAGCTGCAAGCCGTGGATGGGAAGAGCCTGAGGGCTGGCCCCTTCTCCATCCGGCTGCTGCACCGGATGGTGCACCGTGAGGACCGCCGCCAGCTTCGGATGCTCCCGTTGCATCTGGCCATGGAGGGCTTCCTGTCCTTGCAGTTCGGCGGGCCGGAGATTGCCTGGGCCGAGTATTCACGCGAGGGCCTCTCGCGAGGCCTGGCCCCTCGCTCCGAGAGCTCGGTCCCTGGGTGGGCATCGCCAATGCTGGATGGGGCGCTGCGCACCTTCGAAATCCATCCGCGGCAGGTGGGTCTGCTGCTGTTCAACGCGGACGTGTTGCTGTCGGCCTTCGTCGTCGCGCACCCGGATGACTACCGCGCGCTCCACAGGACATTGGTGGAGGACTTCTATTGCGACCTGCTGCTCCAGTACGGATTCCTGGGGGACGCGCCCGAATTGGGGCTCACCCTGGATGACGCTCGGGTGTCCAGCTTGGAGGACTTGCGCAACGAGGTGCACCGCATGCGCCAGGACTGGGCCGACTTCCACGGTTTCATGGCCGGGAGCCTCTTCGGTGCCAGCCTGTCGTCCACCCCTGTCTACAAGGCGGGCGGTTTTCTCCTCCAGCGCTTCCACACCTCGCTGGACCCGGCAGAGGAGAACCACATCGGCGAGGCCATCGTCGGTACGGACGGCACCCTGGAGTACCTCAAGACGTATCGCTTGTCGGCGGCCCAGACGCGCCGGGCTTACCTCTTGTCACAGCTTGCCCAGTGCGAATGGCATCTGGAGGACACGGCGGAGCGTCTGCGCACCACGGCCAGCGACCTGTCCCTCCGCCTGCGAAACGCCGGATTCGGCTATCTCCTCAAGGACTCCGTCCTCGAAGCCGCCCAGCGGAAGCCTCGCCGCTGA
- a CDS encoding carboxymuconolactone decarboxylase family protein, whose amino-acid sequence MVKAVLEDVATAPISEAEKTLFAFVDTLNHRAAQVGREDIARLKDAGWTDEALFDTVTVCALFNFYNRWIDGTGVQDMPAEMYQRSGQRMAATGYAPPPPAKPEE is encoded by the coding sequence ATGGTGAAAGCAGTCTTGGAGGACGTGGCGACAGCCCCCATCTCCGAGGCCGAGAAGACGCTCTTTGCCTTCGTGGACACCCTCAACCACCGTGCGGCGCAGGTGGGACGGGAGGACATCGCACGCTTGAAGGACGCCGGGTGGACGGACGAAGCCCTCTTCGACACCGTGACGGTGTGCGCGCTCTTCAACTTCTACAATCGATGGATTGACGGCACCGGCGTGCAGGACATGCCCGCGGAGATGTATCAGCGCAGCGGGCAGCGGATGGCCGCCACAGGCTATGCGCCGCCGCCGCCCGCGAAGCCCGAGGAGTAA
- a CDS encoding peroxidase, with amino-acid sequence MHLKDVEDRESDGHYGRLIRMAREVGSPVPQIWHLFAYKPRLGEALSRFTHEVMRGPSPLSPGLRELIAAYTSRGNQCLF; translated from the coding sequence ATGCATCTGAAGGACGTCGAGGACCGCGAATCCGATGGCCACTACGGCCGGCTGATTCGCATGGCCCGAGAGGTGGGCTCTCCCGTCCCGCAGATCTGGCACCTGTTCGCGTACAAGCCGCGATTGGGCGAGGCCCTGTCCCGCTTCACCCATGAAGTCATGCGGGGACCTTCCCCGCTGTCGCCCGGACTGAGAGAGCTGATTGCCGCGTACACATCGCGCGGCAACCAATGCTTGTTTTGA
- a CDS encoding alpha/beta fold hydrolase produces MLTVAVDGVPLHYRDEGKGPPVLLLHAFPLNGSTFDKQVKALSGRYRFIIPDIRGFGESALGDGPTEMSRIARDALALLDALKLDTVVVGGVSMGGYAAMALLREDAGRVSGLVLMDTQATADDAEGKARRETSATQALEAGVEPIIQAMLPKMVAAGPDSPVAQEVAALMRAASPASVAAALRGMALRPDSKDMLARYAGPALVVVGEHDALTPLAKAKEIAGLISGAKLEVIPDAGHLANQEQPDRVNAVLDAFLTSLQGPSA; encoded by the coding sequence ATGCTGACCGTCGCCGTGGATGGCGTCCCCCTGCACTACCGGGACGAGGGCAAGGGCCCGCCCGTGCTGCTGCTGCATGCGTTTCCGCTGAATGGCAGCACATTCGACAAACAGGTGAAGGCGCTGTCGGGGCGCTACCGCTTCATCATCCCGGACATCCGAGGCTTCGGTGAGAGCGCGCTGGGCGACGGCCCCACGGAGATGTCCCGCATCGCGCGTGACGCGCTGGCGCTGCTGGACGCGCTGAAGCTGGACACCGTGGTGGTGGGTGGCGTGTCCATGGGGGGCTACGCCGCCATGGCCCTGCTGCGCGAGGATGCGGGCCGCGTCAGCGGGCTGGTGTTGATGGATACGCAGGCCACCGCGGACGACGCGGAGGGCAAGGCGCGCCGGGAGACCTCCGCGACCCAGGCGCTGGAGGCCGGCGTGGAGCCCATCATCCAGGCCATGCTTCCCAAGATGGTGGCCGCGGGACCGGACTCACCGGTGGCCCAGGAAGTGGCGGCACTGATGCGCGCGGCCTCGCCCGCGAGCGTCGCGGCCGCGCTGCGCGGCATGGCCCTGCGTCCGGACAGCAAGGACATGCTGGCGCGGTACGCGGGCCCGGCACTGGTCGTCGTGGGCGAGCACGACGCCCTCACCCCGCTGGCCAAGGCGAAGGAAATCGCCGGACTGATCTCCGGAGCGAAGCTGGAGGTCATTCCGGATGCGGGGCACCTGGCCAACCAGGAACAGCCCGATCGGGTCAACGCCGTGCTGGATGCCTTCCTGACGTCGCTTCAGGGGCCCAGCGCCTGA
- a CDS encoding magnesium transporter CorA family protein, with protein MRAMPLAWERYGMIQVCLVKDGQLLTGGEELLGEDGRKWIDVLHPTEEVLARLAARFGLHKLAVEDCLHLDQRPKLEEYPNHQFVVLQGFTVTGKDICELTLHEHHFFLAKDWLISVHELPFAGHDTVVRRVKDDPQATLIRGTDFVFYMLADTLVDAQFPILDAFSDELEDLEIAIFDKPEKSHLQRIFAMKRMLVTFRRVLSPQRDVVGLLSRRGIPHVHEKTTLYFRDVYDHLVRLYEQIDAGRDIIGNVIDGYLSMVANKTNDISKQLTIFATIFLPLSCIVGFFGQNFDRLYTNGAWYLMWASILALPVGMIFWFKHKEWL; from the coding sequence ATGCGGGCCATGCCGCTGGCTTGGGAGCGCTACGGGATGATTCAGGTCTGTCTTGTGAAGGACGGTCAACTTCTCACCGGTGGTGAAGAGCTGCTGGGCGAGGACGGCCGGAAGTGGATCGACGTCCTGCATCCGACCGAGGAGGTGTTGGCCCGGCTGGCCGCGCGGTTCGGTCTGCACAAGCTGGCCGTGGAGGACTGCCTCCACCTGGACCAGCGGCCCAAGCTGGAGGAATACCCCAACCACCAGTTCGTCGTACTCCAGGGATTCACCGTCACGGGCAAGGACATCTGCGAACTGACGCTGCACGAGCACCACTTCTTCCTGGCGAAGGACTGGCTTATCAGCGTCCACGAGCTCCCCTTCGCTGGCCACGACACCGTGGTGCGCCGCGTGAAGGACGACCCGCAGGCGACGCTCATCCGCGGGACGGACTTCGTCTTCTACATGCTCGCGGACACCTTGGTGGATGCGCAGTTCCCCATCCTCGACGCGTTCAGCGATGAGCTCGAGGACCTGGAGATCGCCATCTTCGACAAGCCGGAGAAGTCCCACCTGCAACGCATCTTCGCCATGAAGCGGATGCTGGTGACGTTCCGGCGAGTGCTGTCGCCCCAGCGCGACGTGGTGGGCTTGCTGTCCCGGCGAGGCATCCCCCACGTCCACGAGAAGACGACGCTCTACTTCCGTGACGTGTACGACCATCTGGTGCGGCTGTACGAGCAGATTGATGCCGGGCGCGACATCATCGGCAACGTGATTGACGGCTACCTGTCCATGGTGGCGAACAAAACGAACGATATCTCCAAGCAGCTCACCATCTTCGCCACCATCTTCCTGCCGCTGTCCTGCATCGTCGGATTCTTCGGGCAGAACTTCGACCGGCTCTACACGAACGGCGCTTGGTACCTGATGTGGGCGTCGATTCTCGCGCTGCCGGTGGGGATGATCTTCTGGTTCAAGCACAAAGAGTGGCTCTGA
- a CDS encoding HAD-IIB family hydrolase, which yields MKALLKARVPRPLRESDLSRVEGIFTDVDGTLTTGHKLRSDTVRALERLSSAGLRVVLVSGRPAGWGEAWARQLPVDGVIVENGGLFFLKGAHGRLRKVYAEAPAERVANRRRLQSEVARVLKKVPGARLSMDSAYTEVDLAVDYNEEARLGDAGADRIESLLVARGVTAVRSSVHINCWLGRFDKLSATRRFSRAAWGERLDPRDGRYVYAGDSFNDAPMFAAFGLGVGVANVRAVLDRIEAPPAFITRAPEGRGFEELARAILARRGRGAAREE from the coding sequence ATGAAGGCGCTCCTGAAGGCGCGAGTTCCGCGCCCGCTTCGCGAGTCCGACCTGTCCCGCGTGGAGGGCATCTTCACCGACGTGGATGGCACGCTGACCACGGGCCACAAGCTGCGCTCGGACACGGTGCGGGCGCTGGAGCGCCTGTCGTCCGCGGGCCTGCGCGTGGTGCTGGTGAGTGGCCGCCCGGCGGGCTGGGGAGAGGCCTGGGCGCGGCAGCTCCCCGTGGACGGCGTCATCGTGGAGAACGGTGGCCTGTTCTTCCTGAAGGGCGCGCATGGCCGGCTGCGGAAGGTCTACGCGGAGGCGCCGGCGGAGCGGGTGGCGAACCGGCGGAGGCTCCAGTCCGAGGTGGCCCGGGTGCTCAAGAAGGTGCCCGGCGCGCGGCTGTCCATGGACAGCGCGTACACGGAAGTGGACCTGGCGGTGGACTACAACGAGGAGGCCCGCCTGGGGGACGCGGGGGCGGACCGCATCGAGTCCCTGTTGGTTGCGCGAGGCGTGACGGCCGTGCGCTCGTCGGTCCACATCAACTGCTGGCTGGGCCGCTTCGACAAGCTGAGCGCCACGCGGCGCTTCTCGCGGGCGGCGTGGGGCGAACGGCTGGACCCACGTGACGGCCGTTATGTATACGCGGGGGATTCTTTCAACGACGCCCCGATGTTCGCCGCCTTTGGACTGGGCGTGGGCGTGGCCAACGTGCGGGCCGTCCTGGACCGCATCGAGGCGCCACCTGCTTTCATCACCCGGGCGCCCGAGGGGCGGGGCTTCGAGGAACTGGCTCGCGCCATCCTGGCCCGGAGGGGCCGCGGCGCGGCCCGTGAGGAGTGA
- a CDS encoding class I SAM-dependent rRNA methyltransferase — protein MNVVKLELARGLGRHLRAGHPWVFRKALEHVPKIPAGSVVDLTENGKFVARGYYDPHSAIAVRVLTRDSRDTVDAGFITRRVRQALSERTALIDLTDTDSYRLIHGEGDGLPGVVVDLYAGWAVMKLYSAGLTPYRPLLIEALKAGVPGLKGIIGRDEVGRDDVDEDEGRGSGKMLYGHEAPELIPIRERGATFLVDAWKGQKTGFFLDQRENRYLIRRLGKGRDVLNCFSFSGGFSVNAALGGANSVFSVDQDPDAIALARENFTRNGIAAEKHDFLAADVFKIIQSFKDEGRTFDLIILDPPAFAKTQRAVQAAIDGYASLNRQALGILRPGGLLATASCSARVSPEDFMGAVREAGFKAGVDLALVEERYQPPDHPVRLQFPEGKYLKFYVLQSV, from the coding sequence GTGAATGTCGTGAAGCTGGAGCTGGCGCGCGGACTGGGGCGCCACCTGCGCGCGGGGCACCCGTGGGTGTTCCGCAAGGCGCTGGAGCACGTGCCGAAGATTCCGGCCGGCAGCGTGGTGGACCTGACGGAGAACGGGAAGTTCGTGGCGCGCGGGTATTACGACCCGCACTCGGCCATCGCCGTGCGCGTGCTCACGCGCGACTCGCGCGACACCGTGGATGCGGGCTTCATCACCCGGCGGGTGCGTCAGGCCCTGTCCGAGCGCACGGCCCTCATCGACCTCACCGACACGGACAGCTACCGCCTGATTCATGGCGAGGGCGACGGCCTGCCGGGCGTGGTGGTGGACCTGTACGCGGGCTGGGCGGTGATGAAGCTGTACTCCGCGGGCCTCACGCCGTACCGGCCGCTCCTCATCGAGGCGCTGAAGGCCGGCGTGCCCGGGCTCAAGGGCATCATCGGCCGTGATGAGGTCGGCCGCGACGACGTCGACGAGGACGAGGGCCGCGGCTCCGGGAAGATGCTCTACGGCCACGAGGCCCCGGAGCTGATTCCCATCCGCGAGCGCGGGGCCACCTTCCTGGTGGACGCCTGGAAGGGGCAGAAGACGGGCTTCTTCCTCGACCAGCGGGAGAACCGCTACCTCATCCGGCGGCTGGGCAAGGGCCGCGACGTGCTCAACTGCTTCAGCTTCAGCGGCGGCTTCTCCGTCAACGCGGCGCTGGGCGGGGCCAACAGCGTCTTCTCCGTGGATCAGGATCCGGACGCCATCGCCCTGGCCCGGGAGAACTTCACGCGCAACGGCATCGCCGCGGAGAAGCACGACTTCCTGGCGGCGGACGTCTTCAAGATCATCCAGTCCTTCAAGGACGAGGGCCGCACCTTCGACCTCATCATCCTGGACCCGCCCGCCTTCGCGAAGACTCAGCGCGCGGTGCAGGCGGCCATCGACGGGTACGCGTCCCTCAACCGGCAGGCGCTGGGCATCCTCCGGCCGGGCGGGCTGTTGGCCACTGCGTCGTGCTCGGCGCGCGTGAGCCCGGAGGACTTCATGGGCGCGGTGCGCGAGGCGGGTTTCAAGGCGGGCGTGGACCTGGCGCTCGTCGAGGAGCGCTACCAGCCGCCGGACCACCCGGTGCGCCTGCAGTTCCCGGAGGGGAAGTACCTCAAGTTCTACGTGCTGCAGTCCGTGTAG
- a CDS encoding alpha/beta hydrolase gives MVQKGQFLERATLVPVGSEVMEGTTHRGSRAPPLLVIPPRPDEGGGMDHVIAAELVWAAANAGFPTLRFNHRGVGASQGKRGRDLELLADAEAAMRMLLENAGVNALAVASLHGGAQVALALQAKHPAVGGLCLVAPALVAPEVLSRVTCPLLVVQGEEDSRLPRAAVSAAVARAGGDLEVIDDAGPTFQRNLPQVGRAVAAWLRRLSGG, from the coding sequence ATGGTCCAGAAAGGTCAGTTCCTCGAACGTGCGACGCTGGTGCCGGTGGGCTCGGAGGTCATGGAGGGCACCACGCATCGGGGAAGCCGGGCGCCGCCGCTGCTCGTGATTCCGCCCCGGCCGGACGAGGGGGGCGGCATGGATCACGTCATCGCGGCGGAGCTCGTCTGGGCGGCGGCGAACGCGGGTTTTCCGACGCTGCGCTTCAACCACCGGGGGGTGGGGGCCAGCCAGGGCAAGCGGGGCAGGGACTTGGAGTTGCTGGCGGACGCGGAGGCCGCCATGCGGATGCTGCTGGAGAACGCAGGGGTCAACGCGCTGGCGGTGGCGTCACTCCACGGGGGCGCCCAGGTGGCCCTGGCGCTCCAGGCGAAGCACCCCGCCGTGGGAGGCCTGTGTCTGGTGGCCCCGGCCCTGGTGGCGCCGGAAGTCCTGTCCCGAGTGACATGCCCGCTGCTGGTGGTACAGGGCGAGGAGGACTCCCGGTTGCCTCGGGCCGCCGTCTCCGCCGCTGTCGCTCGGGCAGGAGGCGACTTAGAGGTCATCGACGATGCCGGACCTACCTTCCAGCGGAACCTTCCTCAGGTCGGCCGAGCTGTCGCGGCCTGGCTGCGGCGGCTCTCCGGCGGATGA
- a CDS encoding S8 family serine peptidase, with protein MRKVRWTLGGAALALTLTAACASASREQDTPPPANLRTLDARDVVASAIVVDFKDGTTKAEFDAWEADWGVDLELNSVESADEALTVAVGVDDVDGVLERIRQHPAVEAAEPLMEVRASFTPNDPHFAQQWNLRMIDMPKAWERNRGKGVVVAVLDTGIAYEDHGDFKHAPDLKGVKFVKGFDFVNDDEHANDDHGHGTHVAGTIAQATNNGEGVAGVAFEATLMPVKVLNHFGGGNTADIADAIRFAADKGANVINLSLGGGAYSQVMASAVEYARKKGVTVVAAAGNGGRATVEFPAAYPGAVAVSAVGPDGMLAPYSSYGKELDIAAPGGDKRRGDQGGILQNTLDPRDVSRFVYASYQGTSMATPHVAAVAAMLYAAGAKGPDEVEQALYAGAKKSADQAWSEQYGHGLLNAEASLASLRGGGSAQWPPLYWALALLAFVLLTLRGRARPGYLNVLVRPAFLIPLLLSTVGAFFLRGWFGGAEGAAGDVVQVASLPLPDWERIIFGRGRTVNPLFYSALIPLLLSLPAIKWRGLRSAMGGLALGFAGFLAYTAWAGAPALAWLPFAFLAKPWLGFNTVICLVIARAMLQKEDA; from the coding sequence ATGCGGAAGGTGCGATGGACCCTGGGTGGCGCGGCGCTGGCCCTGACGCTGACGGCCGCCTGTGCGTCCGCTTCTCGTGAGCAGGACACGCCTCCCCCCGCGAATCTGCGGACGCTCGATGCCCGGGACGTGGTGGCGAGCGCCATCGTCGTGGACTTCAAGGACGGCACGACGAAGGCGGAGTTCGACGCCTGGGAGGCCGACTGGGGCGTCGACCTGGAGCTCAACTCCGTGGAGAGCGCCGACGAGGCCCTCACGGTGGCGGTGGGCGTGGACGACGTGGACGGGGTGCTCGAGCGCATCCGCCAGCATCCAGCCGTGGAGGCCGCCGAGCCACTGATGGAGGTCCGCGCCAGCTTCACGCCGAACGACCCGCACTTCGCGCAGCAGTGGAACCTGCGGATGATCGACATGCCCAAGGCCTGGGAGCGAAACCGGGGCAAGGGCGTGGTGGTGGCGGTGCTGGACACCGGCATCGCGTACGAGGACCACGGCGACTTCAAGCACGCACCGGACCTCAAGGGCGTGAAGTTCGTGAAGGGCTTCGACTTCGTCAACGACGATGAGCACGCCAACGACGACCACGGGCACGGCACGCACGTGGCGGGCACCATCGCCCAGGCCACCAACAATGGCGAAGGCGTGGCGGGCGTGGCCTTCGAGGCGACGCTGATGCCCGTCAAGGTGCTCAACCACTTCGGTGGCGGGAACACGGCGGACATCGCGGACGCCATCCGCTTCGCGGCGGACAAGGGCGCGAACGTCATCAACCTGTCCCTGGGCGGCGGGGCGTACTCGCAGGTGATGGCCAGCGCGGTGGAGTATGCGCGCAAGAAGGGCGTCACCGTGGTGGCCGCGGCTGGCAATGGCGGGCGGGCGACGGTGGAGTTCCCCGCGGCCTACCCGGGCGCGGTGGCGGTGTCGGCCGTGGGGCCGGACGGAATGCTGGCGCCGTACTCCTCCTACGGCAAGGAGCTGGATATCGCCGCGCCGGGTGGCGACAAGCGCCGGGGCGACCAGGGGGGCATCCTCCAGAACACCCTGGACCCGCGCGATGTCTCACGCTTCGTCTACGCGTCATACCAGGGCACCAGCATGGCCACGCCGCACGTCGCGGCCGTGGCGGCGATGCTCTACGCGGCCGGCGCCAAGGGGCCGGACGAGGTCGAGCAGGCCCTCTACGCGGGCGCGAAGAAGTCGGCGGACCAGGCGTGGAGCGAGCAGTACGGCCACGGCCTGCTCAACGCGGAGGCGTCGCTCGCGTCGCTGCGCGGCGGGGGCTCGGCGCAGTGGCCGCCGCTGTACTGGGCGCTGGCGCTGCTGGCGTTCGTGCTGCTGACGCTGCGCGGCCGTGCGCGGCCGGGCTACCTCAACGTGCTGGTGCGGCCCGCCTTCCTCATCCCGTTGTTGCTGTCCACGGTAGGTGCCTTCTTCCTGCGCGGCTGGTTCGGGGGCGCTGAGGGGGCCGCGGGGGACGTGGTGCAGGTGGCGTCGCTGCCCCTGCCGGACTGGGAGCGCATCATCTTCGGCCGGGGCCGGACGGTGAACCCGCTGTTCTACAGCGCGCTCATCCCGCTGCTCCTGTCGCTGCCGGCCATCAAGTGGCGTGGGCTGCGGTCGGCCATGGGGGGCCTGGCGCTCGGCTTCGCGGGCTTCCTGGCCTACACGGCCTGGGCCGGGGCGCCGGCGCTGGCGTGGCTGCCCTTCGCGTTCCTCGCCAAGCCGTGGCTGGGCTTCAACACCGTCATCTGCCTCGTCATCGCCCGCGCGATGCTCCAGAAGGAGGACGCATGA
- a CDS encoding DUF5818 domain-containing protein: MKLTGRVVFRDIETGVWVLEGDDGTTYQLAGGDRKLKKDGQRIEAEGSVDGDTLTSAMVGPIFHVSTYRFV, from the coding sequence ATGAAGCTCACTGGCCGCGTCGTCTTCCGTGACATCGAAACGGGCGTCTGGGTGCTGGAGGGCGACGACGGCACCACGTACCAGCTCGCTGGCGGGGACCGGAAGCTGAAGAAGGACGGTCAGCGCATCGAAGCCGAAGGCAGCGTGGACGGGGACACGCTCACCAGCGCCATGGTGGGCCCCATCTTCCACGTCAGCACGTACCGCTTCGTCTGA
- a CDS encoding type II CAAX endopeptidase family protein, protein MEDATPSDVAPPPPGPPSGTRFSTSPKWLAVVSAALALGAFILVGGTVQLANPAFGIWFTELVVFLGLGWVMLRNAGWRPVLYTGLLPAPRAATVFGFLLGVANFFAVVVPIQFLAQSVAPEWLTRMFDSSKLFADQTPLELAIILTGVTVAAPFCEEFFFRGIFQRGLTPPAPAPTTAPLVISAVVFSAFHLDPVGFLARTELGLLFGWLYLRTGSLWPAIGAHAANNLVSSVLFLSAKALGTDASEATSEATDPRLVLVLAAAGWAGMSALLSYARRQPGVWGPGARASDEEAQEPGPTPSLVRLLLPWVVGATVSLGLLVAVDSRGLALNFYDAQHPLPTLESPEAPALHAERKALSALRASARRGELPMEAYYEERERQIRAHRIQTGPGLKP, encoded by the coding sequence TTGGAAGACGCCACCCCCAGCGACGTTGCGCCCCCTCCACCGGGGCCGCCCTCTGGCACCCGCTTCAGCACGAGCCCCAAATGGCTCGCGGTGGTGAGCGCCGCGCTTGCACTCGGCGCGTTCATCCTCGTGGGCGGCACCGTCCAGCTCGCGAACCCAGCCTTCGGCATCTGGTTCACCGAGCTGGTCGTGTTCCTGGGCCTGGGCTGGGTGATGCTGCGCAACGCGGGCTGGCGCCCTGTCCTCTACACGGGGCTGCTGCCAGCGCCGCGAGCGGCCACCGTCTTCGGCTTCCTCCTGGGCGTGGCGAACTTCTTCGCGGTGGTGGTCCCCATCCAGTTCCTGGCCCAGTCGGTGGCGCCGGAGTGGCTGACGCGGATGTTCGACAGCTCGAAGCTGTTCGCGGATCAGACGCCGCTGGAGCTGGCCATCATCCTCACGGGTGTGACGGTGGCCGCGCCCTTCTGCGAGGAGTTCTTCTTCCGCGGCATCTTCCAGCGAGGCCTCACCCCACCGGCACCCGCGCCCACCACCGCGCCCCTGGTCATCTCCGCCGTGGTGTTCAGCGCCTTTCACCTGGACCCGGTGGGATTCCTGGCTCGCACGGAACTGGGCCTGCTCTTCGGGTGGCTCTACCTGCGCACCGGCTCGCTGTGGCCCGCCATTGGCGCCCACGCGGCCAACAACCTGGTGTCCTCGGTGCTCTTCCTGTCCGCCAAGGCACTGGGCACGGATGCCTCCGAAGCGACGTCTGAAGCGACAGACCCCCGCCTGGTGCTCGTGCTCGCCGCGGCGGGCTGGGCGGGCATGAGCGCCCTGCTCTCCTACGCGCGGCGGCAGCCTGGCGTCTGGGGTCCCGGCGCACGCGCCAGCGACGAGGAGGCCCAGGAGCCCGGCCCCACGCCTTCCCTGGTGCGACTGCTGCTGCCCTGGGTGGTGGGGGCCACGGTGTCACTGGGCCTGCTGGTGGCCGTGGACTCGCGAGGGTTGGCCCTCAACTTCTACGACGCGCAGCACCCGCTTCCGACGCTGGAGTCCCCCGAGGCCCCCGCGCTGCATGCGGAGCGCAAGGCGTTGAGCGCGCTCCGCGCCTCGGCGCGCCGAGGGGAGCTACCCATGGAGGCCTACTACGAGGAGCGGGAGCGGCAGATTCGCGCGCACCGCATCCAAACCGGGCCAGGGCTGAAGCCCTGA